The following coding sequences lie in one Bicyclus anynana chromosome 21, ilBicAnyn1.1, whole genome shotgun sequence genomic window:
- the LOC112044639 gene encoding G protein-activated inward rectifier potassium channel 2-like, which translates to MKVKRQCFCSESSNDVEDVNPNTALVQPGVYHPKNSKIMRSKNIRRKYLRAVFKSGEFNIYTKMTKNFKIFSNYFFLLVETRWRWTLLNFFVAYTCVWLLFGVIYWIISYNHDDFSEIHLPHNQNISSFTPCINNIYGFTSAFLFSIEIHTTVAYGRRSITLECPETIMAMCLQCILSSIFQAIMIGILFAKLTRPRGRTQTILFSKHAVINMRNDKLCLTFRVGDIRKSRILNIEPKAYVIRFNAGDSEVDNLEQTELKVVVDECESTFFLWPSTAVHVIDEKSPLYRLSAADLLCCKLEILVVFEGIIESTGQPVQARSSFTEHDLLWGHRFVSMVSFNFVKKMYDVDFSKLSEVQAVDTPLCSPCEYNELLALLEDDKALSNFDFWYK; encoded by the exons ATGAAAGTGAAGAGGCAGTGTTTTTGCTCCGAATCCAGTAATGATGTAGAAGACGTCAATCCAAATACTGCGTTAGTACAACCTGGTGTATATCATCCAAAAAATAGTA AAATCATGCGTTCCAAGAATATACGGAGAAAGTATTTACGGGCAGTGTTCAAAAGTGGAGAGttcaatatttatacaaaaatgaccaaaaattttaaaatattctcaaATTATTTCTTCCTGCTTGTAGAAACTAGATGGCGATGGACATTGTTAAACTTCTTCGTAGCTTATACATGTGTGTGGTTATTGTTTGGTGTTATTTATTGGATCATTTCTTACAACCACGACGATTTTAGTGAAATCCATCTACCTCATAACCAAAATATTTCAAGTTTTACACCGTGCATCAACAATATTTATGGCTTCACATCAGCTTTTTTATTCAGCATCGAAATTCATACAACTGTTGCTTATGGTCGAAGATCTATCACATTGGAATGCCCAGAAACTATAATGGCAATGTGTCTTCAATGCATATTGAGTTCTATTTTCCAAGCGATAATGATCGGAATTTTATTTGCTAAGTTAACGCGACCAAGAGGGAGAACCCAGACTATTCTCTTTAGCAAACACGCTGTTATAAATATGAGGAATGATAAATTATGCCTTACATTTCGAGTTGGTGACATAAGAAAATctagaattttaaatattgaaccAAAAGCctatgtcataagatttaatgCTGGTGATAGTGAAGTGGATAATTTAGAGCAAACCGAACTCAAAGTGGTAGTAGATGAATGTGAATCTACTTTCTTTTTATGGCCTTCAACAGCTGTTCATGTGATAGACGAAAAAAGCCCTCTATATAGGTTGTCAGCGGCTGATTTGCTTTGTTGCAAGTTAGAAATACTTGTTGTATTTGAAGGTATAATAGAATCAACCGGTCAACCTGTGCAGGCTCGATCGAGCTTCACCGAACATGATCTTCTCTGGGGTCATAGATTTGTGTCTATGGTGAGTTTcaactttgttaaaaaaatgtatgatgtTGATTTTTCCAAGTTATCTGAAGTACAAGCAGTCGATACTCCTCTGTGTTCCCCGTGTGAATACAATGAACTATTGGCTTTATTAGAAGACGATAAGGCTTTGTCAAATTTTGACTTTTGGTACAAATAA